Proteins co-encoded in one Klebsiella michiganensis genomic window:
- a CDS encoding peptide ABC transporter permease has translation MTRYLAGRVAQALLVLWAAYSVSFILLQLLPGDAVLIKFQNPDLGLSPEQIQEMRAFYGESTPLWQQYLTTLGHMLRGQFGYSIEAGVSVSQLIAANLPATLRLAGLGFAAAIVLAVAISAASTLAPLRWLRTLGANLPALFIAVPTFWLGIALIQLFSFQWRLIPVINPGFWQGLILPVATLALPISAPLAQLLMRNIDQVLTQPYVAVARAKGGSRAGVLWRHVARNALLPVLTVAGLLLGELIAGALITETVFGLNGLGQLTQRAVNNQDVAVLQAVVMISALSFVVINLLVDVIYPLLDPRLKSIRGVTA, from the coding sequence ATGACACGTTATCTGGCCGGGCGCGTGGCCCAGGCGTTGCTGGTACTGTGGGCGGCCTATAGCGTGTCGTTCATTCTTCTACAGCTCTTACCTGGCGATGCCGTTCTGATCAAATTCCAGAACCCGGATCTCGGGCTTAGCCCGGAGCAGATTCAGGAGATGCGGGCTTTCTACGGCGAAAGCACGCCGCTCTGGCAGCAATATTTAACAACGCTCGGCCATATGCTGCGCGGCCAATTCGGTTACTCCATTGAAGCTGGCGTTTCGGTCAGTCAGCTGATTGCCGCTAACCTCCCCGCCACGCTGCGCCTGGCCGGGCTGGGGTTTGCCGCCGCGATTGTTCTCGCCGTGGCAATTTCGGCAGCCTCGACGCTCGCACCGCTTCGCTGGCTGAGAACGCTGGGTGCCAACCTACCGGCGCTGTTCATTGCCGTGCCTACGTTTTGGCTCGGCATTGCGCTGATCCAGCTGTTTTCCTTCCAGTGGCGGCTGATCCCGGTAATTAACCCCGGTTTCTGGCAGGGGCTGATTTTGCCGGTCGCCACCCTTGCACTACCCATTAGCGCCCCCCTTGCCCAACTGTTGATGCGAAATATCGACCAGGTGCTGACTCAGCCGTATGTCGCCGTTGCCCGGGCAAAAGGCGGCAGCCGCGCCGGGGTGCTGTGGCGACACGTTGCCCGCAACGCCCTGTTGCCGGTGCTGACCGTGGCCGGCTTATTGCTGGGCGAACTGATTGCCGGGGCGCTTATCACCGAAACCGTCTTTGGCCTTAACGGCCTGGGTCAGTTGACCCAGCGGGCGGTTAATAATCAGGACGTCGCCGTGCTGCAGGCGGTGGTCATGATCTCCGCGCTGAGCTTCGTGGTCATTAATCTGCTGGTGGATGTGATTTATCCCCTGCTCGATCCGCGCCTTAAATCTATTCGGGGAGTAACCGCATGA
- a CDS encoding ABC transporter permease translates to MTTVDINTQLPRRAVRRFSGLRANLQPGLWLAWLTLIIIALWALFPTLFTHWSPTEGVPGAQRLAPQAGHWLGTDQLGRDLYARIVWGASHSLSGALVAVALGLGVGTALGILAGATGGKTEHALMRGVDVLLAIPGLLLSLSVIILLGFGTVNAAIAVGVTSIANFTRLARAEVVRIRHSDYVEAAVGSGGTFLQVLWRHILPNALTTVLAFAALQFGSAILALSTLSFLGYGTPPPTPEWGLLIAEGRNYLATAWWLSTFPGVVVVAVVLAVNRISHHFARSTS, encoded by the coding sequence ATGACGACCGTTGATATCAATACTCAGCTGCCGCGCCGTGCAGTACGTCGCTTTTCCGGCCTGCGCGCTAACCTTCAGCCTGGCCTTTGGCTGGCCTGGTTAACGCTGATTATTATTGCGCTCTGGGCGCTCTTTCCGACGCTATTCACACACTGGAGTCCAACCGAAGGCGTGCCGGGTGCTCAGCGTCTTGCGCCCCAGGCCGGGCACTGGCTAGGCACCGACCAGCTTGGCCGCGATCTCTACGCCCGCATCGTTTGGGGAGCATCTCACTCGCTTTCAGGCGCGTTGGTGGCCGTGGCACTCGGTCTGGGGGTCGGCACCGCGCTGGGCATCCTGGCGGGAGCCACCGGCGGTAAAACGGAACACGCGCTGATGCGCGGCGTGGATGTCCTGCTGGCGATCCCCGGTCTACTGCTGTCGCTCAGCGTCATTATTCTGCTTGGTTTCGGCACGGTAAACGCGGCCATCGCGGTGGGCGTGACGTCCATCGCTAACTTTACCCGTCTGGCTCGGGCAGAAGTGGTCCGTATTCGCCACAGCGATTATGTCGAGGCGGCCGTCGGCAGCGGTGGCACCTTTCTGCAGGTGCTGTGGCGTCATATTTTGCCGAACGCTTTGACTACCGTCCTCGCGTTTGCCGCGCTGCAGTTCGGCTCCGCCATTCTGGCGTTGTCTACGCTGAGTTTTCTGGGTTACGGCACGCCGCCCCCGACGCCGGAATGGGGCCTGCTGATTGCTGAAGGCCGGAACTACCTGGCAACGGCCTGGTGGCTTTCTACGTTTCCGGGCGTTGTTGTCGTGGCCGTCGTGTTGGCCGTCAACCGCATTAGCCACCATTTTGCCCGGAGCACGTCATGA
- a CDS encoding ABC transporter ATP-binding protein has protein sequence MNTPLLKITDLSIAWRQRGANKRVVHNASFSLNAGEVLAIVGESGSGKTTLAQSIIGLLGENGVIESGEILLNGEAISRWSDRQLDALRGASISLIPQDPGSSLNPVKTIGQQVAEVLKLHTRLPKAERESQVVALLEKVGLSHPLQRAGQYPHQLSGGMKQRVLIAMAIALKPALIIADEPTSALDVTVQKRILDLLDTLRRESGTAVLFVTHDLALAAQRSDRILVFRDGRIQEAGPTAEVVKQPKNPYTRQLFADAPGLSRTLRAWPVRAPQTAAIEIRNLSQHFSLGKGSDQTLRALDKVSFTVAKGTTHALVGESGSGKSTLARILLGFQKPDSGQVLIDGIDTTDLSPQARRQLRQKIQLVYQNPFASLDPSQTLFRIIEEPLLNFHRLPKAERRARVEAIAERVALPLETLTRKPRELSGGQRQRVAIARALILEPQILVLDEATSALDVTVQAQILRLLDDLQRQLSLTYLFISHDLATVRRLAHSVSVLRAGELVDTGPIADVFNAPASDYTWQLLNAIPDIGSGHKDVA, from the coding sequence ATGAATACGCCACTGCTAAAAATCACCGATCTGAGTATCGCCTGGCGCCAGCGCGGCGCTAACAAACGCGTGGTGCATAACGCATCCTTTAGTCTTAACGCCGGAGAGGTGCTGGCGATAGTCGGCGAGTCTGGCTCAGGGAAAACCACCCTCGCCCAGTCGATAATTGGGCTCCTGGGGGAAAACGGAGTTATTGAATCCGGTGAAATACTGCTCAACGGGGAAGCTATTAGCCGCTGGTCAGACCGTCAGCTCGACGCCCTGCGCGGGGCCAGTATCAGCCTGATCCCCCAGGACCCAGGCAGTTCGCTTAACCCAGTGAAGACCATCGGCCAGCAGGTGGCCGAAGTGCTGAAACTCCATACCCGTTTGCCAAAAGCCGAGCGGGAGAGCCAGGTTGTAGCCCTGCTTGAAAAAGTGGGCCTGAGCCATCCCCTGCAGCGCGCAGGGCAATATCCGCATCAGCTTTCCGGCGGGATGAAGCAGCGGGTGCTGATCGCCATGGCTATCGCCCTTAAACCGGCGTTAATTATCGCCGATGAGCCGACCAGCGCGCTGGACGTCACGGTGCAGAAACGCATTCTCGATTTGCTGGATACCCTGCGCCGTGAGTCCGGCACGGCGGTGCTGTTTGTGACACACGACCTGGCGCTGGCCGCCCAGCGTTCCGACCGTATTCTGGTGTTTCGCGACGGGCGAATTCAGGAGGCTGGCCCAACGGCTGAGGTCGTTAAGCAGCCTAAAAACCCCTATACCCGCCAGCTGTTTGCCGATGCGCCGGGGCTGTCACGCACGCTGCGAGCCTGGCCTGTACGGGCACCACAAACGGCGGCCATCGAAATCCGCAACCTTAGTCAGCACTTTTCCCTTGGGAAAGGCAGTGACCAGACGCTCCGGGCGCTGGACAAGGTGTCATTTACCGTGGCCAAAGGCACAACCCACGCGCTGGTGGGCGAGTCCGGATCGGGTAAATCCACGCTTGCCCGCATTTTGCTTGGCTTCCAGAAGCCGGATAGCGGGCAGGTGCTGATCGACGGTATCGACACCACCGATCTCAGTCCACAAGCCCGGCGTCAGCTTAGGCAAAAAATTCAGCTGGTGTACCAGAACCCATTCGCGTCGCTTGACCCGAGCCAGACGCTGTTCCGCATCATTGAAGAGCCACTGCTTAACTTCCACAGGCTGCCAAAAGCCGAACGACGTGCCAGGGTAGAAGCCATTGCCGAACGCGTGGCGCTCCCGCTCGAAACATTAACCCGTAAGCCCCGGGAGCTTTCCGGCGGGCAGAGGCAGCGCGTGGCTATTGCCCGGGCGCTGATTCTGGAACCGCAAATTCTGGTGCTGGATGAAGCCACCTCTGCGCTGGATGTCACCGTGCAGGCACAAATTCTGCGCCTGCTTGACGACTTACAGCGGCAACTCAGCCTGACTTACCTGTTTATCTCCCACGACCTGGCAACAGTCCGCCGGCTGGCGCACAGCGTTTCAGTACTGCGCGCCGGTGAGTTGGTGGATACCGGCCCGATTGCCGACGTATTTAACGCCCCGGCCAGCGATTACACCTGGCAGTTGCTGAACGCTATTCCCGACATTGGCTCCGGCCATAAGGACGTTGCATGA
- a CDS encoding luciferase — protein sequence MTIKRLGFFTRLLDHAPPAERYRLATEQIIHAEWHGFDAAWVAQHHFHEAEGGLPAPLVFLSHVAAHTRRIRLGTGIITLPMESALRVAEDAVVLDLLSGGRFELGVGSGGTPGSFPAFGLQSADRGKIYADNLTRLRSALSDEPLAGTDNHLYPASPQLKNRIWQATFSVDGGARAGKAGDGLMLSRTQPRPVDALDTPLDEIQNPIIDAYLDALPEGVEPRILGSRTGFVTDDGELARQLAAKGLRQQAEQHRAQGHPVLGDTLENHIASFDVHLGTPQQVIASLARDSTLQRVTDLSFQVHSIDPPHAYILRSIELLAQQVAPALGWVRSSARPTSTSSLSKESL from the coding sequence ATGACTATCAAACGACTGGGCTTTTTTACCCGCCTTCTTGACCACGCCCCGCCCGCCGAGCGCTACCGGCTGGCAACGGAGCAAATTATTCATGCCGAATGGCACGGTTTTGACGCCGCCTGGGTGGCACAGCACCATTTCCACGAGGCAGAAGGTGGCCTGCCCGCCCCGCTGGTCTTTCTGAGCCATGTCGCGGCGCATACCCGACGCATACGCCTTGGCACAGGGATTATTACTCTGCCAATGGAGTCTGCGCTTCGCGTTGCTGAGGACGCGGTTGTATTGGATCTGCTGAGCGGCGGACGCTTTGAGCTTGGCGTCGGCTCAGGCGGCACCCCGGGTTCTTTTCCAGCTTTTGGCCTGCAAAGCGCGGACAGAGGCAAAATATACGCTGATAACCTCACGCGGCTGCGATCGGCCCTGAGCGATGAGCCGCTTGCCGGCACGGATAACCACCTTTACCCGGCTTCACCACAGCTAAAAAACCGTATCTGGCAGGCGACATTTTCCGTTGACGGCGGCGCGCGGGCAGGAAAAGCGGGCGACGGGTTGATGCTTTCCCGCACTCAACCTCGTCCCGTTGATGCGCTGGATACGCCGCTGGATGAGATACAAAACCCGATCATCGATGCCTATCTGGATGCCTTGCCCGAAGGCGTGGAGCCTCGCATCCTGGGATCCAGAACTGGCTTTGTTACCGACGACGGCGAACTGGCAAGGCAGCTCGCGGCCAAAGGGCTGCGTCAACAGGCAGAACAGCACCGGGCGCAGGGGCACCCGGTGTTGGGCGACACGCTGGAAAACCATATTGCCTCGTTTGACGTTCACCTCGGCACGCCGCAGCAGGTCATTGCCTCGCTGGCACGGGACAGTACGCTCCAGCGGGTGACTGATCTTTCATTCCAGGTGCATTCCATCGATCCGCCGCACGCTTACATTTTGCGTTCTATCGAACTTCTGGCCCAGCAGGTTGCCCCGGCGCTCGGCTGGGTTCGCAGCAGCGCCCGCCCAACGTCTACATCGTCATTGTCTAAGGAGTCATTATGA
- a CDS encoding alkylhydroperoxidase, with product MSHSDLLHHLADIIPGTALAEAREIREAATVHAQGSYEALFGEAGSSGLTLEDRLHLARRVAEWHDDAQLTEHYTRRLAGKSASERFSRWLDHAERLSFQPVQAGPQDVKALILAGFSEEEVVTSSQIIGFVAFQSRLLRGLRLIGGQPVDGEQVRIPAAGEWHRQPLTASGQSAPVAFTQAELNWEPWIAALPYAEYDPAQQETLKRFGHQDSDYFRLLGRNLPVLEQRTLTDKGIFYTPGGLPRAERELAATVASKVNGCIYCASVHARKASQLSKHNEAVERLLAIEPGETLSDGQSPRWQAEINFSAALSATPASANVQQIQALRDLGLSELELLDLVQSTAFFAWANRLMLTLGEPFN from the coding sequence ATGAGTCATTCGGATCTGCTCCATCACCTGGCAGATATCATCCCCGGAACGGCGCTTGCAGAAGCGCGGGAAATCCGCGAGGCCGCCACTGTTCACGCCCAGGGCAGCTATGAGGCGCTTTTCGGCGAGGCAGGCTCAAGTGGCCTGACGTTAGAGGACAGACTGCATCTCGCCAGGCGAGTAGCGGAGTGGCACGACGATGCGCAGCTCACAGAGCACTACACCCGCCGTCTGGCAGGCAAATCCGCCAGCGAACGCTTTAGCCGCTGGCTGGATCATGCCGAGAGGCTGAGTTTCCAGCCGGTTCAGGCTGGCCCGCAGGACGTCAAGGCCCTGATTCTGGCGGGCTTTAGCGAAGAAGAAGTGGTGACATCATCACAAATTATCGGATTCGTGGCCTTCCAGAGCCGCCTGCTGCGCGGCCTGCGCCTGATTGGAGGCCAGCCGGTAGACGGTGAGCAGGTGCGCATTCCGGCCGCCGGAGAGTGGCACCGCCAGCCGTTAACCGCCAGCGGCCAGTCTGCCCCGGTGGCATTTACCCAGGCCGAGCTTAACTGGGAACCCTGGATTGCCGCCCTGCCTTATGCGGAATACGATCCGGCTCAGCAGGAAACCCTGAAGCGCTTCGGGCATCAGGACTCGGATTATTTCCGCCTGCTGGGCCGCAATCTGCCGGTGCTGGAACAGCGCACGCTCACCGATAAGGGTATTTTCTACACGCCGGGGGGGTTGCCCCGCGCCGAGCGCGAACTTGCCGCCACGGTTGCCAGCAAGGTAAACGGCTGCATTTACTGCGCCTCCGTTCACGCCCGCAAGGCCAGCCAGCTTTCAAAACATAACGAAGCCGTCGAGCGTTTGCTTGCCATAGAACCGGGCGAAACGCTGAGCGATGGGCAGTCACCTCGCTGGCAGGCGGAAATTAACTTTTCTGCCGCGCTATCCGCCACGCCGGCGAGCGCCAACGTTCAGCAAATACAGGCGCTGAGGGATCTGGGATTAAGCGAGCTTGAATTGCTGGATTTGGTGCAGTCCACGGCCTTTTTCGCCTGGGCAAACCGTCTGATGCTGACCCTGGGCGAGCCGTTTAACTGA
- a CDS encoding phenylacetate--CoA ligase — protein MITSATKLETIETASRDELQALQTQRLKWTLNHAYNNVPMYKRKFDAVGVHPDDFKELKDIRLFPCTTKQDLRDNYPFDTFAVPMEQVVRIHASSGTTGKPTVVGYTQNDIDNWANLVARSLRAAGGTPKDKIHVSYGYGLFTGGLGAHYGAERLGATVIPMSGGQTEKQAQLIRDFQPDMIMVTPSWCLNLIEELERQMGGDASGCSLRVGVFGAEPWTKAMRGEIERRLGITALDIYGLSEVMGPGVAMECLESRDGPTIWEDHFYPEIVDPQSGVPLDDGEHGELLFTTLTKEALPVIRYRTRDLTRLLPGSARTMRRMDQITGRSDDMLIIRGVNVFPSQLEEEILKFPHLAPHYQLEVHRRGHLDTLAIKVELKESSLYLSHEQRCAVCHELRHRIKSMVGISTDITIVNCGSLPRSEGKAIRVCDLRQAANH, from the coding sequence ATGATAACCTCTGCCACTAAGCTGGAAACGATTGAAACCGCATCGCGGGATGAGCTTCAGGCCCTGCAAACCCAGCGCCTGAAATGGACGCTGAACCATGCCTATAACAACGTCCCGATGTATAAGCGTAAATTTGACGCCGTGGGCGTACACCCTGATGATTTTAAAGAGCTGAAAGATATTCGCCTGTTCCCTTGCACCACTAAGCAGGATCTGCGCGATAACTATCCTTTTGACACGTTCGCCGTGCCGATGGAGCAGGTTGTTCGTATTCACGCTTCTTCTGGTACGACGGGCAAACCTACTGTCGTGGGCTACACCCAAAACGACATTGATAACTGGGCGAACCTGGTGGCGCGTTCTCTGCGTGCGGCGGGGGGAACGCCAAAAGACAAAATTCACGTCTCCTACGGCTATGGCCTGTTTACCGGCGGGCTGGGGGCGCACTACGGCGCGGAGCGCCTCGGGGCGACAGTTATCCCGATGTCCGGCGGCCAGACGGAAAAACAGGCGCAGCTGATACGCGATTTTCAGCCGGACATGATCATGGTCACGCCGTCCTGGTGCCTGAACCTGATTGAAGAGCTGGAACGCCAGATGGGCGGCGACGCCAGCGGATGTTCGCTCCGCGTCGGCGTCTTTGGCGCGGAGCCGTGGACTAAAGCCATGCGGGGAGAGATTGAACGCCGCTTAGGTATTACCGCGCTCGACATTTACGGGCTGTCAGAAGTGATGGGGCCGGGCGTGGCGATGGAGTGTCTGGAGTCGCGCGATGGCCCGACGATTTGGGAAGACCATTTCTACCCGGAAATCGTTGATCCCCAGAGTGGCGTCCCGCTGGACGACGGGGAACACGGCGAACTGCTGTTCACCACGCTGACCAAAGAGGCACTGCCGGTGATCCGCTACCGCACCCGCGATTTAACGCGCCTGCTGCCGGGCAGCGCTCGTACCATGCGCCGCATGGACCAGATTACCGGCCGTTCAGACGACATGCTGATTATCCGCGGGGTGAATGTGTTCCCGTCCCAGCTGGAAGAGGAGATCCTGAAGTTCCCGCATCTGGCGCCGCATTATCAGCTGGAGGTGCATCGTCGTGGCCATCTGGATACCCTGGCCATCAAGGTGGAGCTGAAGGAAAGTAGCCTGTATCTGAGCCACGAACAGCGCTGTGCGGTTTGCCACGAACTGCGCCACCGTATTAAGTCGATGGTGGGGATTTCAACGGATATTACCATCGTGAACTGCGGCAGCCTGCCGCGCTCAGAAGGGAAGGCTATCCGGGTGTGTGACCTACGCCAGGCGGCAAATCACTAG